From one Bifidobacterium sp. WK012_4_13 genomic stretch:
- a CDS encoding DUF881 domain-containing protein, protein MAQHTGKHQIHHSLAGMVAVAIVFAFTGYLLITNIRVNRSVTVTSDTAGLVEERVEKVNALSAQVNRLSSRINSLKSSTSESTKSQSDDPGASTVLPAVKGPGVTVTLDDSPLWEQKLDESGSSATINDYVVHQQDLEGVINALWAGGAESMEIQNQRVLPTTAVRCVGNVLLIQGKKFSPPYTVSAIGPTQQMINALDNSPTIQIYQEYVSSIGLGWKVETSTSLTFPKATAVLQPLQYAKVDEKAKDNE, encoded by the coding sequence ATGGCACAGCATACTGGCAAGCATCAGATCCACCATTCGCTGGCCGGAATGGTTGCCGTTGCAATCGTTTTCGCCTTTACCGGCTATCTGTTGATTACCAATATCAGAGTCAATCGTTCCGTGACCGTCACGTCGGATACCGCAGGTCTGGTCGAGGAGCGTGTCGAAAAGGTCAACGCTCTGAGCGCACAGGTGAATCGTCTCAGCTCGCGCATCAATTCGTTGAAATCAAGCACAAGCGAGTCCACCAAGTCGCAAAGCGATGATCCTGGTGCAAGCACGGTTCTTCCCGCCGTGAAAGGGCCCGGAGTGACCGTCACACTTGATGATTCCCCATTATGGGAGCAGAAACTCGATGAATCGGGTTCATCAGCGACCATCAATGACTATGTCGTGCATCAGCAGGACCTGGAGGGCGTGATCAACGCACTTTGGGCAGGCGGCGCAGAATCCATGGAGATTCAAAATCAGCGAGTGCTGCCGACGACTGCGGTGCGATGCGTCGGCAACGTATTGCTCATCCAGGGAAAGAAGTTCTCCCCGCCCTATACGGTTTCTGCGATAGGGCCTACGCAGCAGATGATCAACGCACTTGATAATTCGCCGACAATTCAGATATATCAGGAGTACGTGAGTTCGATTGGTCTAGGATGGAAAGTCGAAACGTCCACATCCCTCACATTCCCCAAGGCAACCGCCGTGCTCCAACCACTGCAGTATGCGAAAGTCGATGAAAAGGCAAAAGACAATGAGTAG
- the crgA gene encoding cell division protein CrgA produces MADQELHETDADAQDSGQQKSAAEQQTTDSQVSEHTESEHDTALDTDDGDDSEEYDEEDENYGVSMDKVQAVLNQTVDKNALTPQMKRMIQRQEENTKRVEESIKGTKANAGWFVPVMCAFMIIGVIWCVVYYLNSGYPIPSIGAWNLAIGFGLIMIGFFMTMAWR; encoded by the coding sequence ATGGCAGATCAAGAGCTGCACGAAACCGACGCTGATGCGCAGGATTCCGGGCAACAGAAGTCAGCTGCAGAACAGCAGACCACGGACTCACAGGTCTCGGAACACACTGAAAGCGAACATGACACAGCTCTGGACACTGATGATGGTGACGATTCCGAGGAATATGACGAGGAAGACGAGAACTACGGCGTTTCCATGGACAAGGTCCAGGCCGTGCTCAACCAGACCGTTGACAAGAACGCTCTGACTCCCCAGATGAAGCGCATGATCCAGCGTCAGGAAGAGAACACGAAGCGCGTCGAGGAATCGATCAAGGGCACGAAGGCCAACGCCGGCTGGTTCGTTCCAGTCATGTGCGCGTTCATGATCATCGGCGTGATCTGGTGCGTCGTCTATTACCTGAACAGCGGATATCCCATTCCTTCGATCGGTGCCTGGAATCTTGCCATCGGTTTCGGTCTCATCATGATCGGCTTCTTCATGACCATGGCTTGGCGCTGA
- a CDS encoding aminodeoxychorismate/anthranilate synthase component II, translating into MSDSARILVVDNYDSFVYTIVGYIKTLGATVTVLRNDAAALKDEHALDDFDGVLISPGPGTPADSGLSEDTIRLCARTATPMFGVCLGLQALAEVYGCTVGHAPKIMHGKTSNIEHLDDAIFAGIPNPMVATRYHSLAVEDDTVPDDLEVTAWTQNDRIIQGLRHRTLPLYAVQFHPESVMTEGGYRMLANFLAICGQGNAVENARGLKPNVVA; encoded by the coding sequence ATGAGCGACTCGGCACGCATACTTGTGGTGGATAACTATGATTCATTCGTCTACACCATCGTCGGCTACATCAAGACGCTGGGAGCCACGGTCACCGTACTTCGAAACGACGCCGCGGCCCTGAAGGACGAACATGCACTGGATGACTTCGACGGCGTCCTGATATCTCCGGGACCGGGCACGCCTGCCGACTCGGGACTGAGCGAGGACACGATCCGTCTCTGCGCCCGAACGGCCACGCCTATGTTCGGTGTATGCCTCGGGCTCCAGGCACTGGCAGAGGTCTATGGTTGCACCGTCGGGCATGCCCCAAAGATCATGCATGGGAAAACGAGCAATATCGAACATCTCGATGACGCCATTTTCGCAGGAATACCCAACCCTATGGTGGCAACGAGATACCACTCCCTGGCTGTCGAGGATGACACCGTCCCGGACGATCTTGAGGTAACCGCGTGGACTCAGAATGACCGTATCATTCAAGGGTTGAGGCATCGCACCCTTCCGCTGTACGCAGTCCAGTTCCATCCTGAATCGGTGATGACCGAAGGAGGCTATCGGATGCTGGCGAATTTCCTGGCAATCTGCGGCCAGGGCAATGCCGTAGAGAACGCAAGGGGTCTCAAGCCAAACGTGGTCGCCTGA
- a CDS encoding class E sortase has translation MKIQRPRRSRHSWLVAMGLVGEILVTLAVVCALYIAWQLWWTGVESEHTQLATRQTSSWSDPGSANGSVKIATAQKGDPPEQPTGAKVGDLIAQLYVPRFGSAWSRNIVQGTTNEQLARHGVGHYTNTQMPGQIGNFAVAGHRAGYGEPLAHVDTLKQGDAIIVRTKDYWYVYRYTTKKIVLPTDVSVIAANPTDPTSAVVKRMITLTTCEPRYTEATHRWISWGELEYWAKVSDGIPKELATSSGTSAVKFEEQSQGSVLARLSSLRPVFAVLLIAYAIIYLAALAVWRYPALRAIRSGAKPRPDFSLYGSLYRHQSGIAPIRWLLMLVLGIAASAAMFEWLFPWMATNVPYLQLMSNYVSVQ, from the coding sequence ATGAAGATTCAGCGGCCGAGAAGGTCGCGACATTCGTGGCTGGTCGCCATGGGTCTGGTCGGTGAGATTCTCGTCACCCTTGCGGTTGTGTGTGCCCTGTACATTGCCTGGCAGCTGTGGTGGACGGGAGTCGAGTCAGAGCACACGCAGCTTGCGACGCGTCAGACCTCGTCGTGGTCCGACCCGGGAAGCGCCAACGGAAGCGTAAAAATAGCCACCGCGCAGAAGGGCGATCCTCCGGAGCAGCCCACAGGCGCGAAGGTCGGTGACCTGATCGCACAGCTTTACGTTCCTCGATTCGGCTCCGCTTGGTCGAGAAACATCGTTCAGGGAACCACGAACGAGCAATTGGCGCGCCATGGGGTTGGCCACTACACCAACACGCAGATGCCAGGGCAGATTGGGAATTTCGCCGTCGCGGGGCACCGCGCAGGATATGGCGAGCCTCTCGCACATGTGGACACCCTCAAGCAGGGTGACGCAATCATCGTTCGCACCAAGGATTACTGGTACGTCTACCGGTATACGACCAAGAAGATTGTCTTGCCGACCGATGTGAGCGTCATTGCCGCGAACCCCACCGATCCCACCTCAGCAGTCGTGAAGCGGATGATAACGCTCACGACGTGCGAGCCTCGATATACCGAGGCCACCCACCGTTGGATCAGCTGGGGAGAGCTGGAGTACTGGGCGAAGGTATCCGATGGAATTCCCAAGGAGCTGGCGACGTCTTCGGGGACCAGCGCCGTGAAATTCGAGGAGCAAAGCCAGGGATCCGTCCTGGCAAGGCTGAGCTCCCTGCGCCCGGTCTTCGCGGTGCTTCTGATCGCCTATGCGATCATATATCTGGCCGCGCTTGCGGTATGGAGGTATCCAGCCCTGCGGGCGATCCGCAGTGGCGCAAAGCCCCGTCCTGATTTCAGCCTGTATGGCTCCCTGTATCGTCACCAATCCGGCATCGCCCCGATACGCTGGCTGCTCATGCTTGTTCTTGGAATCGCCGCATCGGCGGCCATGTTCGAGTGGCTGTTCCCTTGGATGGCCACGAATGTTCCTTACCTGCAGTTGATGTCGAACTATGTTTCGGTTCAATAG
- a CDS encoding DsbA family protein, with product MAQNPKRNSPSNKASSNRNPVRATQNKNSRNGRRAAEEQAEREQLATIAKERKQQTIIGIIVVAVVVALVAIAGFSVWRANRPVSEATVQKSYDAVQSVKTKPADANSKGGFLISKNGLNKKIAKVPTVEIYMDFLCPGCGSLNRSLDPTLTAMEQAGQINLEIYPNAFLDSLSTDEYSTRTASQVAYIAQNDPDHVLAFIANLFAEDFQPSESSYKAVSNATLQKLAIKSGVPSAIAKKSTAGTYTSWITKISSYTPLRKELWNVSGSNKGQMTTPTVRINGNYWDLVTVESANSDLVSDFLKAVGLEESEIGTSGKLPSIGSTGKPIAIS from the coding sequence ATGGCTCAGAACCCCAAGAGGAATTCGCCCAGTAACAAGGCTTCATCGAACAGGAACCCAGTCCGTGCGACGCAGAACAAAAATTCCAGAAATGGCCGACGAGCGGCAGAGGAACAAGCTGAGCGCGAACAACTCGCCACGATTGCAAAAGAGCGTAAGCAGCAGACGATAATCGGCATCATCGTTGTCGCCGTGGTGGTTGCCTTGGTCGCGATCGCAGGATTCTCGGTCTGGAGGGCAAACCGTCCAGTCAGCGAGGCAACCGTCCAGAAATCCTACGATGCCGTGCAATCGGTGAAGACCAAGCCCGCGGATGCCAACAGCAAGGGCGGCTTCCTGATTTCCAAGAATGGACTCAACAAGAAGATCGCGAAGGTCCCCACGGTTGAGATCTACATGGACTTCCTGTGCCCCGGCTGCGGCTCATTGAACCGATCCCTTGACCCGACTCTGACGGCGATGGAGCAGGCTGGACAGATAAACCTTGAAATCTATCCAAACGCCTTCCTCGATTCCCTTTCGACTGACGAGTATTCGACCCGCACCGCCAGCCAGGTCGCATACATCGCGCAGAACGATCCGGATCACGTTCTCGCATTCATCGCCAACCTCTTCGCAGAGGACTTCCAACCGAGCGAAAGCAGCTACAAGGCAGTGAGCAACGCGACCCTGCAAAAGCTCGCGATCAAGTCCGGTGTGCCGTCGGCCATCGCAAAGAAATCGACGGCAGGAACATACACGAGCTGGATAACCAAGATCTCCTCATATACCCCTCTGCGCAAGGAACTCTGGAATGTCTCAGGCTCCAACAAGGGACAGATGACGACCCCGACCGTGAGGATCAATGGCAACTATTGGGATCTGGTCACCGTTGAAAGCGCAAACAGCGATCTTGTCTCGGACTTCCTGAAGGCAGTCGGTCTGGAGGAATCCGAAATCGGGACCTCCGGCAAGCTTCCGTCGATAGGTTCGACCGGAAAGCCGATCGCAATCAGCTAG